One region of Flavobacterium pisciphilum genomic DNA includes:
- the lpxD gene encoding UDP-3-O-(3-hydroxymyristoyl)glucosamine N-acyltransferase — translation MKFTAEQIAEILGGEVVGNPNAEVSRLSKIEEGTEGSLTFLANPKYINHIYSTKASVTIVNDTFVPETEISTTLIKVDDAYASFSKLLEFYNQVKLNKNGIEPQSFLSESVKHGENLYLGSFSYVGQNVVLGNDVKIYPNSFIGDNVVIGNNVHIFAGAKIYSETIIGNNCTIHSGTIIGADGFGFVPNEEGIYSKVPQIGNVIIEDNVDIGANTTIDRATLGSTIIRKGVKLDNQIQIAHNVEIGENTVIAAQSGVAGSTKIGKNVMIGGQVGIAGHLTIGNNVRLQAQSGVARNIKDDEILQGTPSLGYTDFNKSYVHFKNLPKIVAELEELKKQILNQKNGNNG, via the coding sequence ATGAAATTTACAGCAGAACAAATAGCAGAAATTTTAGGAGGAGAGGTAGTTGGAAATCCCAATGCAGAAGTTTCTCGCTTATCTAAAATAGAAGAAGGTACAGAAGGATCTCTTACTTTCTTGGCTAACCCTAAATATATCAATCATATATATTCGACAAAAGCATCAGTAACTATCGTTAATGATACTTTCGTTCCCGAAACAGAAATTAGCACAACCTTAATTAAGGTTGATGATGCTTATGCGTCATTTTCTAAATTATTAGAGTTTTATAATCAAGTAAAATTGAATAAAAACGGAATTGAACCGCAATCTTTCTTGTCAGAAAGTGTAAAACATGGAGAAAACCTATACTTAGGGAGCTTCAGTTATGTGGGACAAAATGTAGTTTTAGGTAACGATGTCAAAATTTATCCTAACTCTTTTATTGGAGATAATGTTGTTATTGGCAATAATGTCCATATTTTTGCAGGCGCTAAAATTTATTCCGAAACTATAATTGGAAACAATTGTACAATTCATTCGGGAACAATTATTGGTGCTGACGGATTTGGTTTTGTACCAAATGAAGAAGGTATTTATAGTAAAGTCCCACAAATTGGGAATGTAATTATAGAAGATAATGTTGATATTGGAGCAAATACAACTATAGACCGAGCAACTTTAGGATCAACAATTATCCGAAAAGGAGTGAAGTTAGACAATCAAATACAGATTGCCCATAATGTAGAAATTGGTGAAAACACTGTAATTGCAGCCCAGTCTGGAGTTGCTGGTTCTACAAAAATTGGTAAAAATGTTATGATTGGTGGACAAGTAGGTATTGCAGGACATTTAACTATTGGAAACAATGTTAGACTGCAAGCTCAATCTGGAGTTGCCAGAAACATTAAAGACGACGAAATATTACAAGGAACACCTTCTCTTGGATATACTGATTTCAACAAATCGTATGTTCATTTTAAGAATTTACCGAAAATCGTTGCTGAACTAGAAGAATTAAAAAAACAAATATTAAACCAAAAAAATGGAAATAATGGTTAA
- a CDS encoding HD domain-containing protein: MNIINKLKIFNDPIYGFISIPNALIYDLIEHSYFQRLRRISQMGLSYLVYPGANHTRFHHALGCMHLMQKAIETLRFKGVIISAEEENALHVAILLHDIGHGPFSHAMERSIVEDVNHEAISLLFMNQLNIEFDGKLSLAIQIFKGDYHRKFMLQLISSQLDMDRMDYLKRDSFYSGVAEGNVNSERLIQMMNVVDDVLVIEEKGIYSVEKFLLSRRLMYWQAYLHKTSLVAELILTKVLKRAKELTLKGIHLPCSEPLLFFMQNKITLETFTPETLELFSQLDDFDIIGALKSWQKHDDFILSTLSKMIVNRDLLKIKLTSEKVSLEELQSLKERFAAQNNISAIDASYFIYRGKIKNQAYSKEAEPIRILKKDKTIEDVVEASDQLNLKSLSKLVTKYYICFPKQLI; the protein is encoded by the coding sequence GTGAATATTATAAATAAGCTGAAAATTTTCAATGATCCGATTTATGGTTTCATTTCCATTCCAAATGCTTTAATATATGATTTAATAGAGCATTCATATTTTCAGCGTTTACGCCGAATTTCACAAATGGGGCTGTCCTATTTGGTCTATCCTGGAGCAAATCATACTCGTTTTCACCATGCCTTAGGCTGTATGCATTTAATGCAAAAAGCAATTGAAACATTACGTTTTAAAGGAGTTATAATTTCCGCAGAAGAGGAGAATGCACTGCACGTGGCTATTTTACTACATGACATTGGGCATGGGCCATTTTCGCATGCAATGGAGAGAAGTATCGTTGAAGATGTAAATCACGAAGCAATCTCTTTATTATTTATGAATCAATTAAATATTGAATTCGACGGAAAGCTAAGTTTAGCGATTCAGATTTTTAAAGGAGATTATCACAGAAAATTTATGTTGCAATTAATTTCTAGTCAATTAGATATGGATCGCATGGATTATCTTAAACGTGATAGTTTTTATAGTGGAGTAGCCGAAGGAAATGTAAATTCGGAGCGTTTAATCCAAATGATGAACGTTGTAGATGATGTTTTGGTTATTGAAGAAAAAGGAATTTACTCTGTCGAAAAGTTTTTGCTTTCTCGCAGATTAATGTATTGGCAGGCTTATTTACATAAAACTAGTTTGGTTGCTGAACTTATATTGACAAAAGTTTTAAAAAGAGCCAAAGAATTAACTTTAAAAGGAATTCACCTTCCTTGTAGTGAACCTTTGCTATTTTTTATGCAAAACAAAATTACCCTAGAAACTTTTACTCCTGAAACATTGGAGTTGTTTTCTCAATTGGATGATTTTGACATAATTGGCGCTTTAAAATCTTGGCAAAAACATGATGATTTTATTCTTTCTACCTTAAGTAAGATGATAGTAAACAGAGACTTATTAAAAATCAAATTAACTAGTGAGAAAGTTTCATTAGAAGAATTACAAAGCTTAAAAGAACGATTTGCTGCACAAAATAATATTTCAGCAATAGACGCAAGTTATTTTATATATAGAGGGAAAATAAAAAATCAAGCTTACAGTAAAGAGGCCGAACCTATACGAATATTAAAAAAAGATAAAACAATTGAGGATGTTGTTGAAGCCTCAGACCAGCTGAATTTGAAATCGTTATCTAAATTGGTAACAAAGTATTACATCTGCTTTCCAAAACAACTGATCTAA
- a CDS encoding GbsR/MarR family transcriptional regulator, which produces MDTSIQKEKEELIELFGIHFETVYHLPPLCSRILGLLIVEACKTGLTFEQIVEKVGASKSSVSTNLNFLLKMGKIDYYTLHGDRKKYFRPSPFSERFANYIKIIEIEKKIIDKMITYREKTMDSPEERINLEHAKAYKGHVKKVEELLKETIIEFVEIEKVNNNS; this is translated from the coding sequence ATGGACACTAGTATACAAAAGGAAAAAGAAGAGCTAATAGAGTTATTCGGTATTCATTTCGAAACAGTGTACCATTTACCACCACTTTGCTCTAGAATTTTAGGCCTATTAATAGTTGAAGCTTGTAAAACAGGTTTAACTTTTGAACAAATAGTTGAAAAGGTTGGCGCTAGCAAAAGTTCAGTATCAACAAATTTGAATTTTCTCTTGAAAATGGGAAAGATCGATTATTATACTTTGCATGGTGATAGAAAAAAATATTTTAGACCCTCCCCCTTTAGTGAACGATTTGCCAATTATATTAAAATAATTGAAATTGAAAAGAAAATAATAGATAAAATGATTACTTACAGAGAAAAAACTATGGACAGCCCAGAGGAAAGAATTAATTTAGAACATGCAAAAGCATATAAAGGTCACGTTAAAAAAGTTGAAGAATTGTTGAAAGAAACAATTATAGAATTCGTAGAAATAGAAAAAGTAAATAATAATTCATAA
- a CDS encoding efflux RND transporter periplasmic adaptor subunit translates to MKNISFSLIAIMLVFASCKKKEEQAPPQGPAPFPVKTISVQDAVVYQEYSANLEGQHNVEIRPKVNGYIQKIYVDEGQVVKKGQLLFKLETQTLNQDASAAKAAVQAAQVEVDRLKPLVDRKIISIVQLETAKAKLAQAKSTYGSIAANIGYGTIVSPVSGVIGGLPFREGSLVSATSEVPLTTVSDTKIVRAYFSMNEKQLLLFNKTFKGATTAEKLKSAPLVSLILVDNTEYDQKGKIATMNGLVDASTGNTQFRADFNNPEGILRSGSTGIIRLPIEQKNVMLVPQNAVFEVQGKQTLYIVEKGNKVKSTIVETNGTSGLDFIVTGGLKDGDVVVVEGASKLKDDMEIVPQQVKDVAVQAAETKNTTAKK, encoded by the coding sequence ATGAAGAATATTTCATTCTCCCTAATAGCGATCATGCTGGTTTTTGCATCATGTAAAAAAAAGGAAGAACAAGCTCCACCACAAGGTCCAGCTCCGTTCCCAGTTAAAACAATTTCAGTACAAGATGCTGTAGTATATCAAGAGTATAGTGCAAATCTAGAAGGACAGCATAATGTTGAAATTCGCCCAAAAGTGAATGGGTATATTCAAAAAATTTATGTTGATGAAGGTCAGGTTGTAAAAAAAGGACAATTACTTTTTAAACTTGAAACTCAAACGTTAAATCAAGATGCATCTGCTGCTAAAGCTGCAGTTCAAGCTGCACAAGTAGAAGTTGACAGATTAAAACCACTAGTTGACAGAAAAATTATTAGTATTGTTCAATTAGAAACGGCTAAAGCTAAATTAGCACAAGCAAAAAGTACTTACGGTAGTATTGCAGCTAATATTGGATATGGAACAATCGTTTCTCCAGTAAGTGGAGTAATTGGCGGGTTGCCATTTAGAGAAGGAAGTTTAGTTAGCGCTACTAGCGAAGTGCCTTTAACAACAGTATCTGACACAAAAATTGTTCGTGCTTATTTTTCAATGAATGAAAAACAGTTGTTATTGTTTAATAAAACTTTTAAAGGTGCTACTACTGCTGAAAAATTAAAATCTGCACCATTAGTTTCATTGATTTTAGTAGATAATACTGAATACGATCAAAAAGGAAAAATCGCTACAATGAATGGTTTAGTTGATGCTTCAACTGGAAACACACAATTTAGAGCAGACTTTAATAACCCTGAAGGTATCTTAAGAAGTGGTAGTACAGGAATTATTCGTTTACCTATTGAACAAAAGAATGTAATGTTGGTTCCTCAAAATGCAGTTTTCGAAGTGCAAGGAAAACAAACACTTTATATTGTTGAAAAAGGAAATAAAGTAAAATCTACAATTGTTGAAACAAATGGAACTTCAGGTTTAGATTTTATTGTTACAGGTGGACTTAAAGATGGAGATGTTGTTGTAGTAGAAGGAGCATCTAAATTAAAAGATGACATGGAAATTGTACCACAGCAAGTTAAAGATGTTGCTGTTCAAGCAGCGGAAACAAAAAATACTACAGCTAAAAAATAA
- a CDS encoding efflux RND transporter permease subunit translates to MLKTFIERPVLSTVISILITILGVLGLMSLPIEQYPEIAPPTVQVTATYTGANAETVLNSVVIPLEEEINGVEGMTYMTSSAANDGSAKISVYFELGVDPDIAAVNVQNRVSRATSKLPQAVVQTGVTTLKSQTSALMFFALYSNNKDFDETYIQNYAKINLVPKLQRVKGVGQINVFGAKDYSMRIWINPEKMAAYNISPRDIQAALQEQNVEAAPGKFGENADGIYEYVIKYKGRLSEIKDYEDIVIKSTGNGNFVHLKDVATVELGAFNYGNKNLAMGQQGVAVGVFQTSGSNAQDIITEVMSILDDAKPDFPKGIDYVIPYNTKTFLDASIEKVISTLIEAFILVFIVVFLFLQDFRSTLIPAIAVPVAIVGTFFFLQVFGFSINMLTLFAMILAIGIVVDDAIVVVEAVHAKLDEGVKSAKEATISAMSEITGAIISITLVMSAVFIPVSFLSGPSGVFYQQFAITLAIAILISAVNALTLSPALCALFLKPHEDSEHHEKNFKDRFFIAFNTSFDRMNNKYVKSLGFLARKKWVAITGLLAFCAITIFLFQTTPSGFIPNEDRGIIFADLTLPPGTTIEKTQKAVNELDSILASMDIVESRMSVVGFSLLNSVNGGSYAFSVIKLKDWEHRKEANQSVDAVVGELFGRTAHFKDAKALFFTPPSVQGFGSADGFELKIQDKGDDDWTTVSKVSNEFLGELMKRPEIQYAVTNFNPNFPQYQMDINVERAKNAGVSVSEIFNTMQGYYGGLYTTDFNKFGKQYRVMIQAKPSERATLESINTIYVKNAAGQQVAINQFVDFKRIYGPEAVARFNLLKAVNVNGKAKPGYSSGDAIRAVQEVAAQHLPKNYTYEFSGMTREEILAGSQAAGVFLLSLIFVYFLLSAQYESYLVPLSVLLSLPVGIAGAIGFVKLAGLENNIYFQVALIMLIGLLAKNAILIVEFAIQRRRHGMDLTQAAIEGAKARLRPILMTSLAFIFGLMPLALSSGVGAVGNRSIGMGAVGGMLIGTIFGVFVIPILFIIFQSLQERISGKPFTEQQSDVTLLDEENEK, encoded by the coding sequence ATGTTAAAGACGTTTATAGAAAGACCAGTTCTCTCGACGGTAATATCTATCTTAATCACCATATTGGGTGTTTTAGGATTGATGTCCTTACCTATAGAACAATACCCGGAAATTGCCCCTCCAACCGTTCAGGTAACTGCAACATATACTGGAGCTAATGCTGAAACAGTATTAAATAGTGTTGTGATTCCTTTAGAAGAAGAAATAAACGGTGTGGAAGGAATGACATACATGACGTCTTCTGCAGCGAATGATGGATCTGCAAAAATATCTGTTTATTTTGAACTTGGAGTTGACCCAGATATTGCTGCAGTAAACGTTCAAAATAGAGTTTCTCGTGCTACTAGTAAACTGCCACAAGCGGTTGTACAAACAGGAGTTACGACACTGAAAAGTCAGACGAGTGCTTTGATGTTCTTTGCTTTGTATTCGAACAACAAAGATTTCGATGAAACTTATATTCAGAATTACGCCAAAATTAACCTTGTACCAAAATTACAACGTGTTAAAGGTGTAGGACAAATAAATGTTTTTGGAGCCAAAGATTACTCTATGAGAATCTGGATTAATCCAGAAAAAATGGCTGCTTACAATATATCTCCGAGAGACATTCAGGCAGCATTACAAGAACAAAACGTAGAAGCAGCTCCAGGTAAATTTGGAGAAAATGCAGATGGTATTTACGAATACGTAATTAAATATAAAGGACGTCTTTCTGAAATTAAAGACTACGAAGATATTGTAATTAAATCTACAGGTAATGGTAATTTTGTTCATTTAAAAGATGTTGCAACTGTAGAGTTGGGAGCTTTTAATTATGGGAATAAAAACTTAGCAATGGGACAACAAGGTGTTGCTGTTGGGGTTTTCCAAACTTCAGGTTCGAATGCACAAGACATCATCACTGAGGTTATGAGTATTTTGGATGATGCGAAACCAGATTTTCCAAAAGGAATAGATTACGTTATTCCATATAATACAAAAACGTTCCTTGATGCTTCGATAGAAAAAGTAATTTCAACATTGATTGAAGCTTTTATCTTAGTATTTATTGTAGTGTTTTTATTCTTGCAGGATTTCCGTTCTACGTTAATTCCAGCAATAGCAGTTCCAGTAGCAATTGTAGGTACGTTTTTCTTCCTGCAGGTATTTGGATTCTCTATCAATATGTTAACATTGTTTGCAATGATTTTGGCTATTGGTATTGTGGTCGATGATGCGATTGTCGTCGTCGAGGCTGTACACGCCAAATTAGATGAAGGAGTGAAATCTGCAAAAGAGGCTACTATTTCTGCAATGAGTGAAATTACAGGTGCGATTATCTCTATTACATTAGTAATGTCAGCGGTATTTATACCAGTATCATTCTTAAGTGGACCATCAGGAGTATTCTATCAACAGTTTGCGATTACATTGGCAATTGCGATTTTGATCTCAGCTGTAAATGCATTGACTTTAAGTCCGGCGTTATGTGCTTTGTTCTTGAAGCCACACGAAGATTCAGAACACCATGAGAAAAATTTTAAAGATCGATTCTTTATTGCTTTCAATACTAGTTTTGATAGAATGAACAATAAATATGTTAAGTCTCTAGGGTTCTTAGCAAGAAAGAAATGGGTTGCAATAACTGGATTGTTAGCATTTTGTGCGATTACTATCTTTTTATTCCAAACTACACCTTCAGGATTTATTCCTAATGAAGATAGAGGTATCATCTTTGCCGATTTAACACTTCCTCCAGGAACTACAATTGAGAAAACTCAAAAAGCAGTTAATGAATTGGATTCTATTTTGGCATCAATGGATATTGTAGAATCACGTATGAGTGTTGTTGGTTTTAGTTTATTGAATAGTGTAAATGGTGGGTCTTATGCCTTTTCTGTAATTAAATTAAAAGATTGGGAACACCGTAAAGAAGCTAATCAATCGGTAGATGCTGTTGTAGGTGAGTTATTCGGAAGAACAGCGCATTTTAAAGATGCTAAAGCTTTATTCTTTACACCTCCGAGTGTACAAGGTTTTGGATCTGCTGACGGATTTGAATTGAAAATTCAAGATAAAGGTGATGATGATTGGACGACAGTAAGTAAAGTAAGTAATGAGTTCTTAGGTGAATTAATGAAAAGACCTGAAATTCAATATGCTGTTACAAACTTTAACCCTAACTTTCCACAATATCAAATGGATATTAATGTAGAAAGAGCTAAAAATGCTGGGGTTTCGGTTTCAGAAATTTTTAATACAATGCAAGGGTATTACGGAGGGTTGTATACTACAGATTTTAATAAATTTGGTAAACAATATCGTGTAATGATTCAGGCTAAACCGTCTGAAAGAGCTACTCTAGAATCTATTAATACTATTTATGTTAAGAATGCTGCAGGTCAGCAAGTGGCTATAAATCAATTTGTTGATTTTAAAAGAATTTACGGACCAGAAGCAGTTGCTCGTTTCAACTTGTTAAAAGCAGTAAACGTAAATGGTAAAGCAAAACCAGGATATAGTTCTGGAGATGCGATTAGAGCAGTTCAGGAAGTAGCAGCTCAGCATTTACCTAAAAATTATACTTACGAATTCTCTGGAATGACACGTGAAGAGATTCTTGCAGGAAGTCAGGCAGCTGGAGTATTTTTATTGAGTTTAATATTTGTATATTTCTTATTAAGTGCACAATACGAAAGTTATTTAGTTCCATTATCAGTATTACTTTCATTACCTGTTGGTATTGCTGGAGCTATTGGTTTTGTGAAGTTAGCAGGATTAGAAAATAACATTTATTTCCAGGTAGCCTTGATAATGCTTATAGGACTACTGGCCAAAAATGCCATTCTGATTGTTGAGTTTGCCATACAAAGGCGTAGACACGGGATGGATTTAACTCAGGCTGCGATCGAAGGTGCAAAAGCGCGTTTGCGTCCTATTTTAATGACCTCTCTTGCTTTTATCTTTGGTTTAATGCCATTGGCTTTATCATCAGGAGTTGGTGCAGTAGGTAACCGTTCAATTGGTATGGGTGCTGTAGGTGGAATGTTAATAGGAACAATTTTTGGAGTATTTGTAATTCCGATATTGTTTATTATTTTCCAAAGCTTACAAGAAAGAATCTCTGGAAAACCATTTACAGAGCAACAATCAGATGTTACACTTTTAGACGAAGAAAATGAAAAATAA
- a CDS encoding TolC family protein, with protein MKNNVYKIVTVVFTATVMQSCFVAKEYERPKDIKTENLYRTEVVSKDSTSMANLSWDKVFTDPILQGYIRKGLENNLDIRIAMQNIAAAEALMKQGKAGYFPTLSVGTDWTHQQLSKNSQFGALLQNRSTDQYQISGTLGWEADIWGKIRSNKRATSAAYLQTTAANQAVKTQLIADIAATYYQLIAIDEQIKLSEETLINRTESVEAIIALKDAGNVTEVGVKQTEAQKYATEIIIADLKVNTILFENKMSILLGVAPTKVERSSFEAQKTQPEITLGVPATLLRNRPDVIAAEYNLISNFERTNVARSNFYPTFKITATGGLQSIDLKEWFSSNSFFANIVTGLTQPIFNQRLNKTNLEIAKSNQEVAYIQFEQSLLNAGREVSDALAQYNNETQKIVIRQKQVDALKVATDYSDELLKYGLVNYLEVLTAKDNALNVELTLIDNKFSQYNAIIQLYRALGGGWQ; from the coding sequence ATGAAAAATAATGTATATAAAATAGTAACAGTTGTCTTTACGGCAACTGTTATGCAATCCTGCTTCGTTGCAAAAGAATACGAAAGACCAAAGGATATTAAAACGGAGAACTTATATAGAACCGAAGTGGTTTCTAAAGACAGTACTTCAATGGCAAATCTTTCTTGGGATAAAGTTTTTACAGATCCTATTTTGCAAGGTTATATTAGAAAAGGATTAGAGAATAACTTAGATATTCGAATTGCAATGCAAAATATTGCAGCTGCCGAAGCGTTAATGAAACAAGGAAAAGCAGGGTACTTCCCTACTCTTTCAGTTGGTACAGATTGGACACATCAACAGTTATCAAAAAACAGCCAATTTGGAGCTTTACTTCAAAATCGTAGTACTGATCAGTATCAGATAAGTGGTACTCTAGGTTGGGAAGCTGATATTTGGGGGAAAATTAGAAGTAATAAACGTGCAACAAGTGCAGCTTATTTACAGACTACTGCTGCAAACCAAGCTGTTAAGACACAATTAATTGCTGATATTGCTGCAACTTACTATCAGTTAATTGCTATAGATGAGCAAATTAAATTATCAGAAGAGACTTTGATCAACAGAACCGAAAGTGTTGAAGCGATAATTGCTTTGAAAGATGCTGGAAATGTAACCGAAGTTGGAGTTAAACAAACAGAGGCTCAGAAATATGCAACAGAAATTATCATCGCTGATTTAAAAGTGAACACGATTCTTTTTGAAAATAAAATGAGTATTCTTTTGGGTGTAGCTCCTACTAAAGTTGAAAGAAGTAGTTTTGAAGCTCAAAAAACACAACCAGAGATTACACTTGGTGTACCTGCAACTTTATTAAGAAACAGACCTGATGTAATTGCTGCAGAATATAATTTGATTTCAAATTTTGAAAGAACCAACGTTGCAAGAAGTAATTTTTATCCAACATTTAAAATTACTGCAACTGGAGGATTACAAAGTATTGATCTTAAAGAATGGTTTAGTTCAAATTCATTTTTTGCAAATATTGTAACAGGATTAACACAGCCAATCTTTAATCAACGTTTGAATAAAACAAATCTAGAAATAGCTAAGTCAAATCAAGAAGTTGCATACATACAGTTTGAGCAATCTTTACTTAATGCAGGAAGAGAAGTTTCAGATGCATTAGCGCAATATAATAACGAAACCCAAAAAATTGTAATTCGTCAGAAACAAGTAGATGCTTTAAAAGTAGCTACAGATTATTCAGATGAATTATTGAAATATGGTTTAGTGAATTATCTAGAAGTTCTTACTGCAAAAGACAATGCACTGAATGTAGAATTAACTTTAATAGATAATAAATTTTCACAATACAATGCCATTATTCAATTATATAGAGCCCTTGGTGGTGGATGGCAATAA
- a CDS encoding bifunctional response regulator/alkaline phosphatase family protein: protein MDKIKILWVDDEIDLLKPHILFLEKKNYAVTTCNNGLDAIAIFEEDNFDIVFLDENMPGMSGLETLSEMKEKKSTIPMIMITKSEEEYIMEEAIGSKIADYLIKPVNPNQILLSLKKNLDHSRLISEKTTLDYQKEFRKIAMEMAMVNSYEDWIELYKKLIFWELELENINDQGMIQILESQKVEANSQFGKYIERNYEDWFAPKADKPIQSHTLFKELVVPEIKKKDKPILFVVIDNLRYDQWKSFEKVVGNYYKLEKEVPYFSILPTATQYARNAIFSGLLPIEMEKQFPEYWKNDVEDGGKNLFEAEFLSAQLKRLGLNIKEDYFKITNLASGKKLAENFKALKNNDLVTVVYNFVDMLSHAKTELDVVKELASDDKAYRSLTLSWFKNSPLLEIIQQAQHLGFKLILTTDHGTINVKNPSKVVGDKNTSLNLRYKTGRSLTYEQKDVYVAKEPKKIGLPAINMSSSFIFAKNDLFLAYVNNYNHYVSYYKNTYQHGGISLEEMIIPFLIFNPK from the coding sequence ATGGATAAGATAAAAATACTTTGGGTTGATGATGAAATCGACTTATTAAAGCCACACATACTATTTTTAGAGAAAAAAAATTATGCAGTAACGACATGTAATAACGGTCTTGATGCAATTGCAATTTTTGAAGAGGACAATTTTGATATTGTTTTTCTTGATGAAAATATGCCAGGAATGAGCGGATTGGAGACACTTTCTGAGATGAAAGAAAAAAAATCAACCATTCCGATGATTATGATTACCAAAAGTGAAGAAGAATATATCATGGAAGAAGCCATCGGGTCTAAAATAGCCGATTACCTTATTAAACCCGTGAATCCAAATCAGATTTTATTAAGCTTAAAGAAAAACTTAGACCATTCAAGATTAATTTCTGAAAAAACAACATTAGACTACCAAAAGGAATTTAGAAAAATTGCTATGGAAATGGCAATGGTCAATTCTTATGAAGACTGGATTGAGTTGTATAAGAAGTTGATTTTTTGGGAATTGGAGCTTGAGAATATTAATGATCAAGGAATGATTCAGATTTTAGAATCTCAAAAAGTTGAAGCTAATTCACAATTTGGGAAATACATAGAACGCAATTATGAAGACTGGTTTGCACCAAAAGCGGATAAACCAATTCAATCGCATACCCTGTTTAAAGAATTAGTAGTTCCGGAAATTAAAAAGAAAGACAAGCCAATTTTGTTTGTAGTAATAGATAATTTACGCTACGACCAATGGAAATCATTTGAGAAAGTAGTAGGTAATTATTATAAGTTAGAAAAAGAAGTTCCTTATTTCTCCATACTTCCTACGGCTACACAATATGCTAGAAATGCAATATTTTCAGGTTTGTTGCCTATTGAAATGGAAAAGCAATTTCCTGAGTATTGGAAAAATGATGTAGAAGACGGAGGGAAAAATTTATTTGAAGCTGAATTTTTAAGTGCGCAACTAAAACGCTTGGGATTAAATATAAAAGAAGATTATTTTAAAATCACCAATCTAGCAAGTGGAAAAAAATTAGCTGAAAATTTTAAAGCACTTAAGAACAATGATCTTGTTACGGTGGTTTACAATTTTGTGGATATGTTATCGCATGCTAAAACTGAACTAGATGTTGTAAAGGAATTGGCTTCAGATGACAAAGCCTACCGATCGCTGACATTGAGCTGGTTTAAAAATTCTCCTTTGTTAGAAATTATACAGCAAGCTCAGCACTTAGGTTTTAAATTAATTCTTACTACAGATCATGGGACAATTAATGTAAAAAACCCATCCAAAGTGGTTGGAGATAAAAATACAAGTTTGAACTTACGTTACAAAACTGGGCGTAGCTTGACGTACGAGCAAAAAGATGTGTATGTTGCAAAAGAACCTAAAAAAATAGGATTACCTGCCATAAATATGAGTAGTTCGTTTATTTTTGCAAAAAATGATTTGTTTTTGGCTTATGTGAATAATTACAATCATTATGTGAGTTATTATAAAAATACCTATCAGCATGGTGGAATTTCCTTAGAAGAAATGATAATCCCATTCTTGATATTTAACCCTAAATAA
- the tsaE gene encoding tRNA (adenosine(37)-N6)-threonylcarbamoyltransferase complex ATPase subunit type 1 TsaE, giving the protein MEVTFSLDQIQEVAEQILAQNPNKILLFNGEMGAGKTTLIKQLCKTLGIEDATSSPTFSLVNEYKTNDNQTVYHFDFYRLNHETEALDMGVDDYLYSGNWCFIEWSEKIPSLIPEQHSVVTIELLPNGKRLLKLV; this is encoded by the coding sequence ATGGAAGTTACTTTTTCGTTAGATCAAATTCAGGAAGTTGCAGAACAAATTTTAGCACAAAACCCAAATAAAATTCTCCTATTTAATGGAGAAATGGGTGCTGGAAAAACAACATTAATTAAACAGTTATGCAAAACTCTTGGAATTGAGGATGCTACAAGTAGTCCAACTTTTTCTTTAGTTAATGAATATAAAACTAATGATAATCAAACAGTTTATCATTTTGATTTTTATAGATTGAATCATGAAACTGAAGCTTTGGATATGGGAGTTGATGATTATTTGTATTCTGGAAATTGGTGTTTTATAGAATGGTCAGAAAAAATTCCAAGTTTAATTCCAGAACAACATTCAGTTGTTACAATTGAATTATTGCCAAATGGAAAACGTTTATTAAAACTTGTTTAG